The Pochonia chlamydosporia 170 chromosome 3, whole genome shotgun sequence genome contains the following window.
GATCGACTATCAGACAGCGACTTAGTTGGTAACTATGAATTTTCTGGACGATTTGGCCTCCCAACCGGAGTAGCTGACTGGGGACATCTCCGGCAAGCTGTGTGCAATATTTGGGACGAGCATCTGATCCAACTACGATGAGACAAGGCTTTGATGCCGTCTCTCGTTGGCTTTGAAGTGATAGGTAGACAGCGCTTGCGTTGACCAATCGGCCCTGTACTTAAAAATAGTGGTGGTTGGAGTCGCAGAGTCGTACACCAGAGAAATCGTACAATTAAAACGTACGCTCGTGTAACTGGCATAGTCCTGTTTGTATTTAAATCGCCAAATAAATAAAAGATAACAAAGGTCCACTTTAAGCAGGGTACTGCACACTGGCCTCGTAATGTGTCCATTTCTCTTGCTTCTTGCACTACGTCTTGTATTTCGAACCCAGTAGActcaagctcctcctcttgccttggaagaagctcaatgccCACTGAAGGCTCTTAGGAAACGAGGAAACAGCTGTGGGCAGCCATCTGTGACAGACAGCGGGCCTCTGGGGACGCAGGGCTTGCCATCCGCCGTGGACAGCAGCGGGGAGCTCTCCATCCACTGGGGACAGCGGCAGGGGTCTTGCCATCCGCCGTGGACAGCTGCGGGCACTCGCCATCCACTGAGGACTATGGATGGTAGAGTACGATCATTCAGACATCCTTACTAGGCTCCTTCAACGTGAAAGTTTCACATGTCCCCCACAAGGCTGCGATCTAATGCGCGCAGCCGAGACGACTAGGCGCAGGACCGACTAGGTCTGTTTGGTGGCAGAAGCATGTGGAGAGCAGTCTGCGGAGAGTAATCTGTAGGCAGCAGTCTGTGGAGAGCAGTCTGTGGGCAGAAGTCTGTGGACAGCAATCTGTAggcagcagtctgtgggcaGCAATCTCTGGAGAGCAGTCTGTGGGCAGAGGTCTGTGGGCAGACGCTGATTCCTGGGACGCTCAAGGCCTGGGACGCTGATTCCTGGGACACTCATGCCTGGGACGCTCAAGGCCTGAGGACAGCAAACTGTGGGCAGAAGTCTGTGgagagcagtctggtggcagcaggAACGACTGGTCCTAGAGACGACTGGTCCTGGAGACGACAGTTGTGAGAACCCAATTCTTCGATCTGTGATCTAAGTTTCGCGGGAATCAACCTCGAAAAGACAAGGATTTTAGATCTAATATCTAAGATCGAAATCCGAAGAAACCAATGGACCAGGTTTGCCGCGCGGGTAAATTAGCGAATGCTATAGCGGCATTTAATTGGCCGTGTCCCTGGGGCAAAGCGGCCAGTGGCTGTTGGCCAAGTACACGAGAAGCATACAGCATGCGCCTGAACGAAACCGCACTAACTACAATTTTTTGACAGCATACTTTGGACAGCATACTTTGGACAGCATGAATTTCGGGGCAGCAGCCACGAGACAGCAGCGTGCACTGGTTAGCATACTGCATCCTGTCCTGTTAATCGGGACGGCATGTCCTTGCCTTCCACAGTTGACTGCCACTCATCGGCTAGTAAGTTAACCGACTGTGCCATACTACCCGCAAGGCAAATTGGCAAGCCCGTATACTATTGGAGCCTGAGGTCGAAGATTTGCACCAGCAAAATCAGGAAATAACCTTGGCATCGAGGAAATAGGcttatatcttatatactacGATAGTCTGCATAGAAGCCAGTTCTGGCTTCAGCCAAATTTTGATCCACCCACAACTGCCCCAGGGGAACAGGACATGTTTAATACAATTCATCTTGGCTTATTCTGGCTGAGCATAGATCTTGAATAGGAGCAGTTCCGACCCGGAGCATATCGCTGGTGATCTGGTGTAGGTAGCTAGCGACATCCTTTTGTTGCTCCAAATGAGTTCCTAATTGAGTCAACAAGAATGGATGCCAAGTTTTGCCCATCTCTACTGAAAGTAGCTTGGAATGTTTTTTCGCCACATAAGAGTGCGTATTGGCTACTATCTGCAATCACGTCAATTAGGACAGCGGGTTCCTACCATCCACAATACGCTGTCCCGCACTGGCTAGTATTGGTAGTCCGCTGTCCGATCGATGCTGTCCCAAATAACGTGCTGGCATTGCACGGAGGTCACATAATGTAGGCTGGCACATGATGCATATCTTGTTTAAGGGGATGTCATTGTCTATTGCGCTTGCGAGGTCTGCTTCCTCACGTCCCTTTCTATCAACTGTCCACTCACATGTTTGGGCCTATGATGGGCTGGCCTAAATAAATACCCAAACCGAACTGCTCTAACCAGAATTTCCTGACAGCAGGTTTCTGCTAACAGGAAATATCAGCTGCCAATGAGCCGCCAGCATGTACCAGTGGCGAGCACATTGTTGCTGGCCCATGCAGGAGGACAGCCACATATTGCCCCTACTGGCTGGATGGACTAATCCGGTGCCCAGTAGGAGCCATCCCAAATACGCCGTCCCGGCGGTGCTAGCCAGAGTTTTGTGCTGGCACACTTTGGACAGCCATGGATTTTGAGCCAGCAACCAAAGGTTGGCTAGGATCGGTGACTGGCATGTTGGTGCCGCCACTGGAAATGGCTAGGCCCCGCATACCAGCCCCTGGTCACTCCAGGCGTACACATCGGCCCCCAAACGGCCCCATGGCCCTATGGCACCAAAGGCAACAAGGCGACAAAGCCTCTGATGGTTGCAGGATAACCGGGAATGAATTGGgttgaaaaagaaacaacaaTCTAGTGCCAAAGGTCTATATATACACATCAGCTAGATTCCCCTCACTTAGAAAAGTGAGGATCTATATCCACTTCCAGATGACCCTTAGCTTGCACCTTCGTGACAGGTTTCACGCCCTGTCAGCTCTGAATAGCAGCGTCTCACAAGCGGACATCATAAAGGGTCACTTCATCACATTACAACGTGCTGTAACATACTTCGTACAGCGACACAGGAAAGCGTCCTTGTAGATACATCCCGTTCTAACGAAAGGCCCATAGCGCAGCCCGCAGGGGCGGTCTACTTGTGCCTTGAAACACGAAGTGAGAAATTCCTCCACTCTGACCTCATCGACTCTGACACCTATTAATACTTCAGTTAGTCACATCTTACGCCCAGCTCCACCGCCAGCCTTGACCTTCGCACAGCGCTGAGAGGTTGGTGCGTCTTCCCCAAACCCCCTGTCACCTTCACACCACTCGGGCTCTCGGGCCATCACGCCATGGAATCGACAGCCGAGTGCAAAATCGCCGTGGCGGCACAGGACGTTAACGCTCCTTCCCCATCTACACGACGACGGTCACGCAAAAGAAAACCGACTGTCACCGTTCGGGGTATGATGCGATCGCCCGAAAGCGCTGGTAGTTCAAACAGTCTTGCGACGAAGGCTCCAAAACTGACTGATATTGTAGAAGAAGCGACAAGGGAAACAGATAGTATGGAGGATGATAATGGATTGATGCTTGAGAAGTTGTTAGAAATGCAAAGTGGCGTACTCGAGGAGCTAAAAGCAATGAAAAAATGTGCGTCCGCGGCAGACCAGAAGGCACTAAGCccagtgatggatagaaacgtattgaaactgaaacagAGCTCAGTGTCAGTTTCAATCACTGAAACGGAGGTCTGTTCCGATTtcgtttcatatgtttcatatgtttcatacTTATCCTTCATCTGGCCGAGAAGCAACGTATGAACACGCTGTAAACTGGATAACTTGACCAATTATCTAGTTACTGAACTTGAATGACAATCGGCGTGACAAAACTCATCCgtgatgcccttcttgcgcggtttgtcgaggtcaGGTTTCGCATCGTCGGATTTACAAAGTGGGGCTGACATTTCAAAAGTTCCGAGTCTGAGTTAAGTTCAGCATAAAAAGAGCGCTTTAAACAAGTGTGGTGGCATTTCAAAGCCAGATATGGAGATATTAAACCAGAGAATTGAATAGTGACATTTACATTGGGAGTTATGGCGATATTTATACTATATACTGAAACTTACTGAAACTCTGAAACTGAAACCGCAAGGCGTTTCAGTGAAACGATACAGAGCACAGTTTCATATGATATGAAACTGTATCTGAAACGTCTatgtttctatccatcactgacTAAGCCGTGTCGTTGCTGAGCTACAAAGTGTCGTTGGCGAACAGCAAAGCGTCATAGCCGAGCAGCAGAATATGGTGCAGTCCATGAGAGACGCATTAGAGGAAGAACGAAAGATAACAAGAGGCGTCATAAACGAGTAGCAGAGTCAGATCCGAGAACTACACCGAACGCTGGAACAACACCGGGACGAAATACAAGCCGTTAAGACCCAGCGCACGCTATGTCATAATGTCTGAGCAGGCGACATGTTTGTTCCAGACGGAGCAGCACACAAAGTAAACCGCAGCCTACTTTGCACCTGGCATCTGTGCAAGCAAGGGTTACAAGGTCCCGATTCAACCCCGATGTAACGACGTTAGTGGCCAAGAACCAGGACAACACTTCATTTTGAACATGGCAGAGTAAGGACTGTGTAcccaaatgtctggtggggcaacaagaccaagcccAATGAAGCTAATCGGCTGACTCCATAAATCGGCTGGGCGTGAACCGCAACCACTATGGAATtagaagaagttgaagcaCCCGTGCCCACAGGCAGAGACGAGGGCAAGTGTGCCTCCACTGCGAGGTACGAGGGAGGAGTGGCTCCATTCTGACGCCGTTCACAAGCGCATCGAGACAACGTCTCAACTACAATTTGCATGCGGTACGTCTACCTGCTGCGCTAGTACGGAAAGTCAACACCATTTACGCAACTGTCAACAAATATACAAAGGCAAGCCTCAGAAACGCACGATTAGGAATCGGAACCGTAAGATGCTCGAATATGACCTAACTTGTTGGGTGCTTTCATCTAACTCTGGCCCTTTAATTGCCAGAACCCCAGCCAAGACTGGAACAGCTGTACATTTGCTTTACTCATTAGTCTTTATCGCTTTGAGCAATACAAATGCTGTGCTGAACTATTACTTGTTTCTTTACGACAAGCAGCCGCAGAGTAGGTTCATCCTCGTAAGTGTCTGGGCCATCGCCTTGTACATTCTGACACTGCCTACCACATTTCCATGGATTACCTCTCTGAGGCAGTTTCATCACGTTGTTTCCTCAGCTTGATATTTAGGACACAATCAGTAGTATGCATTGATGGGGGTTTCGCTGCGCGTCATTTACACATGCCAAATGACGCTATTGGCTGAACAAAGCCGTTCCCGGGCTCCGGTAAGCTCCTTCCATTACTCGGGCCACGCCCCCACTTTTTTGGTTCCGCCTTCGCCTGGCAGTTGGAAATCCTCTATTTGGCCTCCTTTGTACACGTCTTCTCAAGTCAAACCCGGATACCTGTAATCATATGAGGAATCGACTCTTCAAAATAATCGATATTGCTTGGTTCTGTGTCTTTAGCGTAGACCCGACAAAAAGGCAAATCCCATATCCATTCAGACTGAGAACTAGTCAGCGTGTTGGAAAAGAACTTGGGGCCCACCATAATTACCATAAAATCTTTTATTAGTTACATCAGAGATACCCACGGCCGTGTCCATCCTCTGACTCGGCCTTGCTATGACGAGAGTAGACGCGTATGTGTTGACAAATAGTGTGGCTAATCACCGAAATAATAAGCCAGCAGGCACTTCGGTTCCAAACAAAGCCCTCGAGCATCATCACTTTACCCAACCTAGCATCTGAGCCAGGTTGTCTCTTATTCATTTAGGATATTGGAACAGGGTTTGGCTAAAGAGTTGCACGGCTCGGCAACAACCCTTATCCATCACAGGGAGTGCCACAGTAAGGACAGATACGGCCTGGGATTACCCAAACCTCCTTACCATCAAAAGCACAAGTCGGACATCTGGTGCCAGGGACCTATGGGTGTGTCAACGCCTCATGTGTGATACGTTTATGATGGCCACTAACCGTTGCCCTTGGTATAGGTAAGCCCGCAATGTCGGCCAAAAACATGTAATATTTAGAGTCACAAGCTAGGGTTAGCTGGATAGTAGATGTAGATCCTTGATAATTCTCTTGTAGTGGCTGAGGTGGGCCAGGGATGGACATCTTACGAATCTATCGAATCGAACGCCAAGCCTTGGCGTTCGAGTCGAATGTGGCCCCTCTAGATTCGAATCGAATCGTACACACCTTCCGCAGATTcgcatcgaatcgaatgcATGAATTTTCTCGTCTCGTAGattcgaatcgaatcgaacgTGTCTCCTATAGATTCGGATGGAATCGAATGTGTCGTCAGTAGATTCGATGTTAATCgaatgccaagacttgaTCGAATTCGATTCGAATTCGATCGAACGGTCGGGCATTTCCGTTCCACGTGGGAAACCTCAAGGACTAGTCCAAACGAAGGCGGAAAAACGTCACGAGGACATGGTCACTTTATACGAGACGTCGCGGAACACAAGTCAATTAGGTACTAAGCATATTAAATGTCACCCGTCCCCTTGAGCGACACAAGGATGTCAGCCCAGGTATCTTCACTGAGGCTAAGAAGCGGCAATGAAGGTGTGTAGATCCCAGCTTTACTCCATGATCGAATGCATTGAGCCATCGCCACTATTTCCCTCCTCAGTCGGCTCCGCAATGGCACCATCATACGTCCAGAGCTGCTAAACGTCCTCTCGCTCTCCGCGGAAGACGATGGAATAGTCAGCATATCAACTGCCATTAGAGACAGTCGCGGGTACCGGTGGCCGTTAATTTTCCACCAGTCAATCGGCCTGCTTCTGTAGTGGTGACTGTTTACAACATCCTCAGCGCAGTACCGAGCATATTCATCGTCAGCCATCGCTCCCGCTGCCGACTGTTTTGTCTTTCGGGTGCTCTTGCCCCCGCGTGAGGACGCTGCAAAGGGCGAAGTCTGCGTACCTGGTGGGCCAGCTACACTCCTTGCAAGCCTCCGCTCGATGTAATCCATCGAGGCCCCGTCAGTCGAAGCGAACACCTCACAGCCAACTTCGCGCTCCTTATACTTCTCCCAGATCTCCAACAGTTTTTCTTCGTACTCCGATCgccaagtcttggtcttACGGGATGGTACCCGAGACCAAAGTCGATCTAGAAGACGCCATTTCTTCGCCGGGTTGAAAACAACAGCGCCTACATAGGCGGCGCTAGTCAGACGGTTGTAGTATTTATGCAACTTCTTCCATCCAAGCCTGATAAAGACCTTGAGCAATTTCCGAGTTTTGTTGTCAAGGCCGTCGAAGATGGCAACTTCGAcatccctcttctccttgctcactggatcctcaacctcttccaaTATTGTACCTTCAATGGCGCTTTCAAGGTGATCAAGGAGGATCTCGAAGACAGGGAAGTATTCATCGAAACTTCCACAAGTGGACCTCGCTCCGGGAATACCGCTTCCCTGAAGTTACTTTGTGGCGATTTCGAATGGTTTCAGAAGCTTGACAAGTATCTCGATGACCTTCCAGTCATACGCACTTAACCGGTACTGTAGAACTGCTGGCTTCGTGTTCTCGCTAGCGCTCTCCGTCTCCCACCGGTTCTGAACGTCGTTGAAAAAGGTATTGAGCACCGGCCGGAGAAGGGCTCTCTCCATCATACGCATGTCCGAGTCCCACCTGGTGGCGTTGTTAAAGACCCAGTGGAGCGTGGATTCCTTGCCGGATTCCTTACGTTGAGACTGACGAAACTGCTCATAGAGTTGTGGACTTGCTCGCAGCTGAAGCCCGATGTTATGAAGCATTCCCGGCGCGCCATACTGGCCATACTCCCTAAAACTAGTCGCGTTTATCTCCTCTGGAGCCGGGTGGGACGACATGAAGTCTTCGTCTGGGTGTATGACAGCATCGGCTTGCATCTTCTCGTCCTCGTTGtccatctctccatccaGAACCTCGTCGATAGCGTGATCAATCTgctgctcatcctcatcctgGTCGTCGCCATCCGCTGCTACAATTGCAGCAAAATTCTCCCGCTTCGACCCGTAGAGCAGAGCCCGCACGCAGAGGTTGAAGATATGCGGGGCGCAGCGAATCCGTCGCTCTTCGGGAGAGACGTTGTGTTCGAAGGCAAGATCTTCCATGCAGGTGTTGTTGTTAGCAGCATTGTCGAGTGTGAAGTACCCTAGCTTGTCAGGGTCGTTGATCTGCCAGAATGCGAGCGTATCAGCGACCTCGTCGGCAAGCGATACGCCGTCGTGTCTGCCCGAGAGAGGTCGAAGCCCAAGGAGAATTCGGTGTTGAACGAAACTATGGTCGATGAATTGAGCGTTGATCCCGAGGAATGAAGCATACGACTTGGATGTCCAACCGTCGAAGGAGAAATGGATTTGGGATCGAGCGCTACGCAACACTTCGGTCACCGGACCCACTGCGCCACTATACTCAGATTCGAGCATGCGAAGACCCTTCTTCGCAGAGGGAATATGGGCCGCATCAAGTAGCGGATTGCCGTAGAGAAGGATGCGTTGGAACCGCTCGGTATTGACGATGTCGAACGGCAAATTATGGTACGTAATCcagtcgaggaggagaatcCGAAGCCCTTTGCTGCTGAATCTTCCACGCAACTTGCCGAGAAGAAACTGGTCGTGAGGGTTATTAACGTCGGCGTCGATGAAGTGGGTGATTTTCTGGTGATCTAGAGATGAAGCCCCCATGCCGCGGGCAACTTCGTTTGGGGCCTGCCAAATGAGAACTCATGTTGTCAAGCTGTGCTCGAGAGGCACAAGCATGGCCCGCACTTACCAGAATCCCGTGGGCTTGGCGAAggtgcttcttgatggcggccCCGGTCGAGCAGACGAAGCAGAAGTCTGACTTCTTCTTAAAGCCTCGGGCGAAGCAGTCCGCACAGATCCACTTCAGCTTATTGCCCTGGCGCGAGGTGGAACGGTCCTCAACACGATACCCAAATTGCTGCCACCAGGCCCTCGTGTCCTGACCGCCAGTATAACGCTCGAATCCCGGCCATTTCGCCCACTCCTGACGGCCCCAGAGTGTCCAatcagccttgacaaagtcggcgGCCGTCCCGCGAGGACGGGGcgatggcgttgttggcaatgaggtTCCTGAAGACGAAGCGAGTGGTGTGAAGACGAGAGCTCAACTCGCTCCATTGAGCCTGGCTGATTCGACGGGGAAGGGATCGCAGAGAATATTTCGGAGGACATCGTGGCGATATTGGGTAGTCGAGCAAATCGGTTCTACGGATCGAGCGAGCTTGGCCAGGATGTTGGAACTCATCCAGGTTTCGCTGAGGCTCAACGTATACTCATCCATGGTTGCAAAGGAAAGTACGGCGGCACGCGTGTGAACACGCGGTTTGGCGTTCAACGCGAAAGGGGGgggagaaaaaaagaaagaaagaaaacataAGGTCGCCAACTCCGTTGAAGGGGGCCAAGTCCTGTACGAGTGAAGAAGCATCACTTGGTGGCGCAAGTGACTACGCTATGGCTGTCCAACCATTGGTGCTCAAAGATCCTGTGGTGCTTTCACACAATAACACGATTGCTGGTGGCGACCAGTCAATTAAAGAGGGCTGTCGCTCAAGAGCTCCCATTGGCTTGAGTGAGCGCATTGCACAGACCACCGAGGCTCATCCATGTTGTGCATAAGCCACGAAAGATCGATAAAGTTGCTCGTACATCCGTTGAGGAGGGCAGGTGGGTTTCGGCACATGTCCCTGTCACAAAGAGGTGGATGAACATCGGGACAATAATTACCCAATTTGCTCCACTTTGATCCTGTAGGCTTAGGGAGCGGCGTAAGTTTCCATGGATTTGGGTCTGACCCGTTGTTCACGACCGTACGGGTCAATTCAACATGGGGATGGTTTACGAGATTCCAAGTTCGAAATGCTTGTCCAGTCGTACCAAAATGGGTACCAATGGGATTCACGCGGTGGGAGAGATCTAAAGGGATTTagtcttgttgatggttaaCATCTACCCTGCCAAAACTGGCATGTATTTGCAGGTTTACTGTCGAGCTTGCTACAGAGAGAGACACCTACCCTATATGACGTAGCTAGTGGATACCAGGGCACTCACCTATGCTATAATGGTGAGATAAGTATCATCTAAACATCTCTGGTCACATTTCATTCCTCCAGGGCATCGTTTTCCAGCCTCTTCCACACACCAAATAGTTGTCTTGGAAAATTAGAAATAACCTCTATGCAATAGATCGGTGTTGAAGTTTAGTGAATCAACCATTTATGGGCTACTAATGAGATGATTGCTGCAGTTGCAAGATACCTGTATTCGCACGCAAGTGTCAGAGAGGAGATACGTGCCTACTAACATATCTTAGCACCAAATACAATACCCTGAAGCAGGATATCAATCACGCCTTATCGCGTCCGATCGTGCCACAGGCTTGTTGAGGCGTCCCATCCAGTCACGCTGAACGAGCCCCTGACCAATTTCAGCAAACCAGGACACTTCGTTCGATCGAATCGATCGAAAATTGATCGAACACTCGGGCCCGTTCGATTCGAACGGCGAATGATGTGTGCGCAGTTCGATTCGGGTGTCGAATGAGATGCGCcacattcgattcgatgcaGTCGAATATCGAATGAGACCTGCCCTGTTCGATTCGACATCGAATCGAACGCCAAGAAATTCGATTCGATATTCGTAAGACTTGGCATCGAATGAATCTATCGATTCGATTCCCATTCGTAAGATGTCCATCCCTGAGGTGGGCTGCCTTATATACACCATTGGCGGGCGTTGTTGCTTTTGTTGACCCCGCGGAGAAAGTTCTTTTGAGGTCACTTTGATCGAATATGTCAGCCAATATATTGAGCCACGTTGAGCCCTGTTCCTGATCCCTGTTGCCGATTGGGGGGGATAGTCACAGGGCGAAGAGCCGAGAATTAGATGTGTTGCTTCATCCAATTCTATTAATTCTCCAAAATTTCGGAAGCGATCCGATGTTTAAATTTCCCAAACACGAGCATAAAGAAGCAGTGATGTACCTTTGGTATAAAGATACCCCACGGCGGTGCTCCAGGAAGAAAATTGTCGAGTCGTGCCACATCCGATCAGCGATCGACGAGCCAAGTCATATAAATTGTTGATGATAGCAATTGATCATCCTCGATCTCTGCTTCGACCTTCAGACACATGTTttcgccatgccatgctgggttcattccatcatcatcatgcgGACTGTCAGCCTCTCAAGCAAACGCACAAGTACAAAGCATGCGCTAGAGTCGTAGGTTTTTAGCCTTACAGGCTCTTCACAGATAAATGCCCACCCATTCGGTTTTGAGAGCGGCCTTTGTTTCACAGTTCACCACGGCGCATCGAATGTCTTTTGGTGGAATATTACGTGTTTTGCCGGGTGGCGGTCGGAAGCCAACTCCATGTGGTGATGATTCCGTTGGTCTCCGATTCTCGAAGCAATCCGCGCAATATACCTTTATGTAAATAGTTAGTAGGCGCTTGGCTCAATCCTGCTGCCCAAAACCCGTATACACATACATGCCCACATTTCTTGAGTGCCCAGAAATGATGTTCACCTGGCGCGCGTTTCCTTTTCCTGCCATTTGCGGAAGTTGCATTTGGCAACGGTGCGGCTGCCGTGGGATCGTACGCAAGCTCATCGTTGCAAGCAGGACATACCACTATCCTCTCTTCGGTAGAAGACGTATCTCGAGTGAAGCCATCACGTGAGGGAGGAGTCGGCTCCATAGGGGGCTCCGGACTTGGTTCCCTAGGGGTGAAATTGAGAGGAAACCCAATGGCGGCGACATCAGAGCTTCGCCTCATGAAGTTGGTGTCCAGGAGATCGGCCATCCGCTGAACGTATCCAGCAATACTGGAATAGAAACTGTGGCCAGAGGTAATCGGCTGATGTGTTCTAggtcgatgatgatggtggtgatgacttcTTGTTATTCTTGGTTCTGGAGCTCGCCCATCTACCGGTGAGTcttgtcacacttcacgacttgtttgcataactggacgacgatcgggcagaagatcccctgtgaatcgggcaacgagagactcttgatttcctacaTAAAAGAGTGGAATCTATACGATAACTAAATactttggaatactgctgcctgcaaggcagcagtatgataattgctgttgcctcttAGGCAATAGCATACTGCGCTTggtttgaatgagcgacttgatcttgacaagtCTGTCGTTAAATCAATAACGCTGGCTTCTGGTCCCACAAACGTAGAATCGCTTCTCGAcaatgatggtgttgctaTTCGTTGCGAATTTTTCCGCCGCAGATTTCGTCCTATTCGGCTCGGCGGTTGCGAGTGTCTCTGTCGAACTGGTGAATCTGGCTCctctgtcaagtcaataacAACAATGCTTTGCGGTCTTTGCGGCTGTGACCGCTGCGCCATTGGCAGTGTTGGCGGCGGACGACGATAATTCCTCCGCCCAGGTCGCAACC
Protein-coding sequences here:
- a CDS encoding cell cycle control protein (similar to Metarhizium robertsii ARSEF 23 XP_007818609.1), producing MARTQDEGFESTLEDDLIEIHADLTNRNQNGLQDLLNPQRSFQPISPVHPERLRPGRRNYRRPPPTLPMAQRSQPQRPQSIVVIDLTEEPDSPVRQRHSQPPSRIGRNLRRKNSQRIATPSLSRSDSTFVGPEASVIDLTTDLSRSSRSFKPSAPITSGHSFYSSIAGYVQRMADLLDTNFMRRSSDVAAIGFPLNFTPREPSPEPPMEPTPPSRDGFTRDTSSTEERIVVCPACNDELAYDPTAAAPLPNATSANGRKRKRAPGEHHFWALKKCGHVYCADCFENRRPTESSPHGVGFRPPPGKTRNIPPKDIRCAVVNCETKAALKTEWVGIYL